CATGACCCAACAGGAACTGGCCGTGCTGATGGGGAGACAAGGCAAGGGCAATGCCTTTCTCATCAGCCGCTTCGAGAACGGCCACGTTCCCTACCCGTCGTTCGGCTTTGTGGCTGACTATCTGCGGGCATGCCGGGCCTCGTTCTCCGACCTCGCAGACCTGCTGAATGCCTACACCCTGCAGCCTACGGTGATAGAACAGCGCGGATACAAGCGGGTACGGAGCCTGACCAGGAAGCTGTCGTGGCGCACGGCAAAGGCGGTCGAGAACTACGACCACGCCGTCACGAAGGCAAGGCGAAGACCTGAGTCGGTACGCTCGCGCGTCGCTCACGCCAGAGCCTACGCTCGGGCGCAGGAAGCGCAGCGGCAACTCAATCGGCTGGTTGAAGCTGAGATCTCCGCCGCGCATTTGCGGTCCCTATCGCCTGAGGCCGCCTACCTGCGGGTCTACGCGAGGAAGCTGTATCGGCTGCTGAGTCGCAACAAGGACGAGCACAAGCTCAAACCCAAGCTGGAGGAACTCGAAAGCTGGGCGACAGAAGCAGGAATCGGTTCGTCTCCCTTGCGGGCCGCAGTGCGCGAGCGCGTCACGGCGCTGGCAGACGAAAGAACAACCCGGACCTAGCCGGAGCTCCCCGCACAGCCCGCAACGTCTGACGGATGCAAAGGGGCGGGCTTGCGCCCGCACCTTCCGACTTCGTTCTGGTTCGGGTCTCTACCTCAACCTCGACCTCACCTATCTCGCCACCACCGCCTTCTTCACCGACCGGAATCCCGGCGTGTCGAGACGGATGAAGTAGACGCCGCGGGGGACCGAGATTCCGTTCTTGTCTCGGCAATTCCAGAGCACGCGATGCTCGCCGGCTGGCTGCTGCTCGGCGACAAGCCGCCTGACCTCCCGGCCCATCAGGTCGTAGGATGAGAGGTCGACTCGACAGGGCGAGACAAGTGAATACCGGATGTCGAAACGACCCGGCTTCATCTGAACCTGTAGCCCCGAAGGAAGCGGTCCCGACGGCTTGGATTCTGCGACCCCGTAGCCGGTATCGCGCAGGACGTAGATGTTATTGGTATCCACGCCGACGACGAATATGCGCTGGCGGATCGGGTCGAGTTGAATATCCTGAATGGGCCAACTGCTAGGCAACACCCGAGTCCCTATGAACGAGTCGGCCTTGCAGTCGAGAACTCTGATGTAGCTGGAATCCTCTCCCGTCCCCAGGACGAAATAGAGGCGGTTGCTCCATGGCACCCAGCGCATGAGCCACGTACCCCCTCCGTGTTGATCGTACTCGATCTTCCTCAGAACCGAGTCAGTGGCGCAGTCTACCACCCATAGCGTGTCCGGTCCGTAATCGGGGTCGATGTCGGCGAGATAAACCTTGTGGTCCCGCTCGTCGACGGCTACCGAGGAACGTAGCCCTCGCCAGATTCGCACGGGCAGCACACCGACCATTGTGTCGCGCTCCGTATCAACAATACCCACATTCGCAGGTCCAGGCTCCCCCTGGAAAGGCGCCAAGTAGGCCTTGTGGCAGGTGTTCTCGAACAGAAGAGCGTCGGGCTGCATCGCGCTCACGCCCCTTACGTCAATCACCTTCAGGACCGAGTCGGCGATGTAGTCGTAGACATAGAGCTTCTTGTCGCCCCCCTGCCCAACGTAGAGCTTTTGGCCGGCCGAGTCCCAGGACGCGTTCGTGCTTAGTCCGCCGAGCGTCACCCGGCTCACGACCGAGTCGGTGGCGCCGTCAAACGCATAAAGGGTCTCCACCGCCGCCTTGTACAGACAGTCCACGTCGCTCAAGTAGACCTGCGAGGGCATGTTGAAGCAGACGTGCAGCCAGCGAATGATCGTGTCGGCTGCGGCGTCGATGACCAAAGTGCTACTCATCACGCCCCGATTGAGGACATAGAGCTTCTGCCGGCGCCAGTTCCAGGCGTAGTCGGCTCCGCTGTACATATTGGCTGAAAGTGAGTCCATCACTTGATACGTTGAACAATCAACGACATAGTAGCGGTCGGGGTCGCTGGCGACGTAGAGCTTGTTGAGTTCCGGAAGGTAAACTGCCGTTCTCA
Above is a window of candidate division WOR-3 bacterium DNA encoding:
- a CDS encoding helix-turn-helix transcriptional regulator produces the protein MKRSKETFKVTSKMGARLRELRLREGMTQQELAVLMGRQGKGNAFLISRFENGHVPYPSFGFVADYLRACRASFSDLADLLNAYTLQPTVIEQRGYKRVRSLTRKLSWRTAKAVENYDHAVTKARRRPESVRSRVAHARAYARAQEAQRQLNRLVEAEISAAHLRSLSPEAAYLRVYARKLYRLLSRNKDEHKLKPKLEELESWATEAGIGSSPLRAAVRERVTALADERTTRT